A genomic segment from Salvelinus alpinus chromosome 8, SLU_Salpinus.1, whole genome shotgun sequence encodes:
- the LOC139583792 gene encoding DNA topoisomerase 2-binding protein 1-A-like isoform X2: MSKGDGEDFVVKFVDVNGRKTDLAVKAYEAIMELQSEKHLKTIDEEAALQLDHNDKSLFVFSNFSTPAFHHCKKLGCRVVSPLVVHFCLQHQRCVPKAEQPVYNMAMADITISCTSLDKEARADVMGLVQLMGGMVCRDLNMSVTHLVAGEVGSKKYLVAASLGKPIVLPTWVKTCWEKSQDSLFRHTDLPIEDYVCPVLRGCTVCVTGLSTVERKEVQRLCQQHGASYTGQLKMNECTHLIVSKPSGQKYEYAQKWNVFCVSLHWLFDSIEKGFCQDESRYTSTPTVTSKKKEEFLLGLSHISVNTSMTVDDTVMTNATVSRLDTPDPIDALDFTVCPTDDLLDGCKLYLCGLPGKRLEKLRRLINIAGGLRLNQPSKDLTHVVMGDQDEDTKTFLAKATHRPHVVTVQWLLDSFSRGSLLPEGDYHHLACLPPAPAAMAMPAPRTSASHPSSTSSAAPPATPRHKKAEEDMLSQYIDDDQRVVEMPPPADSNSHRRQSAAAPEPWFSAPDQSTTADGDGASADTTLQEASEAGLFAGKRFLLLGFGAEVEAQHSMLVTENCGKVLVGHTRVVVDYTVVPLFGCEVEATVDEVVTDTWLAMCVEQQCMLELGSHALFSPVPVIEGCSPLRDCVLSVSQFTGAERESLVELAKHLGASVQDYFVRMVNQRNGMLASTHLVLQSPEGTKYQAAQKWGLPAVTLRWVLESARTGQRAEEGHFLVDLPPSPEREEESFVGGPQKHSMLPPLSRIKSPEIPLLGPQRGAAVTPLDMGRFQSKVFRSVLEQGLPEKDCTTLRGQEGGRKAGGQKDSPALQLDTPSRFLCRDQLFRPTFNVKDALAALDTPGGRTQQGQDTTPLSEVIRRNLKVALANSTHSHTPDLQALTASPQLSKETHREVEEQEAAPLAGMMICVSKKLSKKQGELNAIAASLGADFRWSCDDTVTHYIYQGRVGDNTREYRAVKERGVHVVSQHWLQACAEVQRHVSESLYPFTYNPKMSLNLSQVPPDSSQRSPPATRTSQLGDLTEAQKNKPEDNAVEDATISHRISEGETDTEQGQDNTERRDLSETLEMREKLQRQLQEIMLATKMTTGRLSSARLTRQCSGESDSQPHTPDRQARMGRNATGRHTLEALRMSRQAAVDLNTEPSQSEQIVWDDPTAREERAKLADNLQWPISSSQHSEPLAVPLSHSDHAGHTLRDSMTDSELVEMAVCDVTDQQVGQRVMTPLVEEPEPDLFTPKSPSIAFPLANSPVPPEPQTEEESVAEKKPPRFQLSSLIPQERIDYTALIDELGGVVLDKQCFDPSCSHIIVGTPLRNEKYLAAMAAGKWILHRSYLEACSSVGHFIQEDEYEWGSSSILDVLPSISSQQKRLALAAMRWRRNLQDRNDQEGSFSGWTVMLNIDQTRESGFRRLLQSGGAKVLPSPSPSLYKGTTHLFAEFSRLKPGDFRVDVREAMSQGVKCLKPEFIADYLIQEPIPPIEMYYLPEAAQCLPAGTDASRATPSHKRKASGDSSKLKKTRLK; encoded by the exons ATGTCAAAAGGAGATGGAGAAGACTTCGTTGTTAAGTTTGTAGACGTCAATGGACGAAAGACAGACCTTGCTGTCAAGGCCTATGAG GCCATCATGGAGCTCCAGTCAGAGAAGCACTTGAAGACCATTGATGAGGAGGCGGCGTTACAGCTGGACCATAATGACAAGTCTCTGTTCGTCTTCAGTAACTTCTCCACCCCAGCCTTCCACCACTGTAAAAAG CTGGGCTGTCGAGTGGTGAGTCCACTAGTGGTGCACTTCTGCCTGCAGCACCAGCGCTGTGTGCCCAAAGCAGAGCAACCCGTCTACAACATGGCCATGGCTGATATCACTATCTCCTGCACCAGTCTGGACAAGGAGGCTAGG GCTGATGTGATGGGTCTGGTGCAGCTGATGGGAGGGATGGTCTGCCGGGACCTCAACATGTCCGTCACTCACCTGGTCGCCGGGGAGGTCGGCAGCAAGAAGTACCTGGTGGCCGCCAGCTTGGGGAAGCCCATCGTACTGCCCACCTGGGTCAAAACCTGCTGGGAGAAATCACAGGACAG cCTGTTCAGACACACTGACCTGCCCATAGAGGATTATGTGTGCCCTGTGCTCCGCGGCTGCACCGTCTGTGTCACAGGCCTCTCCACAGTGGAGCGTAAGGAGGTACAGAGGCTCTGCCAGCAGCACGGTGCCAGCTACACAGGACAGCTCAAGATGAACGAGTGCACCCACCTCATTGTCAGCAAGCCCTCTG GTCAAAAGTACGAGTATGCACAGAAGTGGAATGTCTTCTGTGTATCTCTGCACTGGCTGTTTGACAGCATCGAGAAAGGCTTCTGCCAGGACGAGAGCCGCTACACCTCCACCCCCACCGTCACCAGCAAGAAGAAAGAGG AGTTTCTGTTGGGGTTGAGTCACATTTCTGTGAACACCAGCATGACAGTGGATGACACGGTGATGACTAATGCCACGGTCAGCCGTCTGGACACTCCAGATCCCATTGATGCTCTGGACTTCACAGTTTGCCCCACAGACGACCTGCTGGACGGCTGCAAG CTGTACCTGTGTGGGCTGCCAGGGAAGCGGCTGGAGAAGCTGCGTCGGCTGATCAACATAGCCGGGGGCCTGCGCTTAAATCAGCCCAGCAAGGACCTCACCCACGTGGTCATGGGAGACCAAGACGAAGACACCAAAACCTTCCTGGCCAAAGCCACACACAG GCCTCATGTGGTGACGGTGCAGTGGCTGCTGGACAGCTTCTCCAGAGGCAGCCTGCTCCCCGAGGGGGACTACCATCACCTGGCCTGTCTGCCTCCCGCCCCTGCAGCTATGGCCATGCCTGCCCCCCGCACATCCGCCTCCCAcccctcttccacctcctcagCCGCCCCCCCTGCTACCCCCCGACACAAGAAGGCCGAGGAGGATATGCTATCTCAGTACATAGATGATGACCAGCGAGTGG TGGAGATGCCTCCTCCAGCTGACAGTAACAGCCACAGAAGGCAGAGTGCTGCAGCGCCAGAGCCTTGGTTCTCAGCCCCAGACCAGTCTACTACTGCAGACGGGGATGGGGCCAGTGCTGACACCACCCTGCAGGAGGCCAGCGAGGCGGGACTGTTTGCGGGAAAACGCTTCCTCCTGTTGGGCTTCGGGGCTGAGGTGGAGGCCCAGCATTCCATGCTGGTGACGGAGAACTGTGGGAAGGTGCTGGTGGGGCACACGCGGGTGGTGGTTGACTACACTGTGGTGCCCCTGTTTGGCTGTGAGGTAGAGGCCACTGTGGATGAGGTGGTCACTGATACCTGGCTG GCAATGTGTGTGGAGCAGCAGTGTATGTTAGAGCTGGGCTCCCACGCCCTTTTCAGCCCTGTGCCAGTGATAGAGGGCTGCTCCCCGCTCAGAGACTGTGTCCTCTCAGTCAGCCAGTTTACTGGGGCAGAGAGGGAGTCCCTGGTAGAGCTAGCCAAACACCTGGGAGCCAG TGTCCAGGACTACTTTGTGCGCATGGTCAACCAAAGGAACGGCATGCTGGCCAGTACCCACCTAGTGCTGCAGAGCCCCGAGGGCACCAAGTACCAGGCGGCCCAGAAGTGGGGGCTGCCTGCCGTCACCCTGCGCTGGGTGCTGGAGTCTGCCAGGACGGGCCAGAGGGCAGAGGAGGGGCACTTCCTGGTGGACTTGCCTCCTTCTCCAG agagagaagaggagagttttGTGGGGGGCCCCCAGAAGCATTCCATGCTCCCCCCCCTGTCCCGTATCAAGTCCCCAGAGATCCCCTTGCTGGGCCCCCAGAGGGGGGCGGCAGTCACCCCCCTGGACATGGGCCGCTTCCAGAGTAAGGTGTTCCGCTCCGTGCTGGAACAAGGCCTGCCAGAGAAGGACTGTACCACCCTGAGAGGCCAGGAGGGGGGCAGGAAAGCAGGGGGGCAGAAAGACTCCCCGGCGCTGCAGTTGGACACTCCCTCCCGCTTCCTTTGCCGAGACCAGCTCTTCAGACCCACCTTCAACGTCAAG GATGCGTTAGCGGCGTTGGACACGCCAGGGGGCAGGACTCAGCAGGGTCAAGACACGACCCCGCTGTCAGAGGTCATCAGGAGGAACCTGAAGGTGGCCCTGGCCAACAGCACCCACAGCCACACCCCTGACCTCCAGGCTCTCACAGCTAGTCCCCAGCTTAGCAAGGAGACACACAGGGAG GTGGAAGAGCAGGAGGCTGCTCCCCTGGCTGGCATGATGATCTGCGTAAGTAAGAAACTGAGCAAGAAGCAGGGAGAGCTCAACGCCATCGCTGCCTCACTAGGAGCTGACTTCAG GTGGTCGTGTGACGACACGGTGACTCACTACATCTATCAGGGTCGTGTGGGGGACAACACGCGGGAGTACAGGgctgtgaaggagagaggggtgcaTGTGGTGTCCCAGCACTGGCTGCAGGCG TGTGCTGAGGTTCAGAGGCACGTGTCTGAGTCTCTCTACCCGTTCACCTACAACCCCAAAATGAGCCTGAACCTCAGCCAGGTGCCTCCTGACAGTAGCCAGAGGTCTCCCCCTGCCACCCGTACCTCACAACTTGGAGACCTCACTGAGGCCCAAAAGAACAAG cctgAAGACAATGCAGTGGAAGACGCCACTATTTCCCACCGCATCAGTGAaggagagactgacacagagcagGGCCAGGAcaatacagagaggagag ACCTGTCTGAAACCCTGGAGATGAGGGAGAAACTCCAGAGGCAACTGCAGGAGATCATGTTAGCCACCAAGATGACTACTGGCCGGCTCTCCTCGGCCCGCCTCACCCGCCAGTGCTCCGGGGAGTCCGACTCTCAACCCCATACCCCCGACAGGCAGGCCCGCATGGGCCGCAACGCAACCGGCCGACACACCCTGGAGGCACTGAG GATGTCTCGTCAGGCAGCCGTGGACCTGAACACCGAGCCGTCTCAGAGTGAGCAGATCGTGTGGGACGATCCCACAGCCCGGGAGGAGAGAGCCAAGCTGGCTGACAACCTGCAGTGGCCCATCAGCTCCTCCCAGCACTCTGAACCCCTAGCTGTACCCCTCTCCCACTCTGACCACGCCGGACACACCCTCAGGGACTCCATGACTGACTCTGAGCTGGTGGAAATGG CGGTGTGTGATGTCACTGACCAGCAGGTGGGTCAGAGAGTGATGACCCCGCTAGTGGAGGAGCCAGAGCCTGACCTCTTCACCCCTAAATCCCCTAGCATCGCCTTCCCTCTCGCCAACTCTCCCGTGCCCCCAGAGCCACAG ACTGAAGAGGAGAGTGTGGCAGAGAAGAAGCCTCCTCGATTCCAGCTGTCCTCCCTTATCCCCCAGGAGAGGATAGACTACACCGCCCTCATAGACGAGCTGG GTGGTGTGGTGCTGGACAAGCAGTGCTTTGACCCCAGCTGCTCCCACATCATTGTGGGGACCCCTCTGAGGAATGAGAAGTACCTGGCAGCCATGGCCGCGGGGAAGTGGATCCTGCACCGCTCCTACCTGGAGGCCTGTAGCTCCGTGGGACACTTCATCCAG GAGGATGAGTATGAGTGGGGCAGTAGCTCCATCCTGGATGTGCTACCGTCCATCAGCTCCCAGCAGAAGAGGCTGGCGTTGGCCGCCATGCGCTGGAGGAGGAACCTGCAGGACCGCAATGACCAGGAGGGATCATTCAGCGGTTGGACCGTCATGCTGAACATCGACCAGACCAGAGAGTCAGGGTTCAGACGACTCCTGCAGTCTGGTGGAGCAAAG GTTCTCCCCagtccctctccatctctgtacAAGGGAACCACCCACCTGTTTGCAGAGTTCAGTCGGTTGAAGCCAGGAGACTTCCGGGTGGACGTGCGAGAGGCCATGTCCCAGGGGGTCAAATGCCTAAAGCCAGAGTTCATTGCAGACTACCTCATCCAG GAGCCTATTCCACCAATAGAGATGTACTATCTGCCTGAAGCTGCCCAATGTCTGCCAGCGGGCACAGATGCCAGCCGCGCCACACCCTCCCACAAGCGCAAAGCATCAGGAGATTCCTCAAAGTTGAAGAAGACTCGCCTCAAGTAA
- the LOC139583792 gene encoding DNA topoisomerase 2-binding protein 1-A-like isoform X1 — protein sequence MSKGDGEDFVVKFVDVNGRKTDLAVKAYEDNDPKHTSSLCKGYLTKKESDGVLHQMTWPPQSPDLNPIETAIMELQSEKHLKTIDEEAALQLDHNDKSLFVFSNFSTPAFHHCKKLGCRVVSPLVVHFCLQHQRCVPKAEQPVYNMAMADITISCTSLDKEARADVMGLVQLMGGMVCRDLNMSVTHLVAGEVGSKKYLVAASLGKPIVLPTWVKTCWEKSQDSLFRHTDLPIEDYVCPVLRGCTVCVTGLSTVERKEVQRLCQQHGASYTGQLKMNECTHLIVSKPSGQKYEYAQKWNVFCVSLHWLFDSIEKGFCQDESRYTSTPTVTSKKKEEFLLGLSHISVNTSMTVDDTVMTNATVSRLDTPDPIDALDFTVCPTDDLLDGCKLYLCGLPGKRLEKLRRLINIAGGLRLNQPSKDLTHVVMGDQDEDTKTFLAKATHRPHVVTVQWLLDSFSRGSLLPEGDYHHLACLPPAPAAMAMPAPRTSASHPSSTSSAAPPATPRHKKAEEDMLSQYIDDDQRVVEMPPPADSNSHRRQSAAAPEPWFSAPDQSTTADGDGASADTTLQEASEAGLFAGKRFLLLGFGAEVEAQHSMLVTENCGKVLVGHTRVVVDYTVVPLFGCEVEATVDEVVTDTWLAMCVEQQCMLELGSHALFSPVPVIEGCSPLRDCVLSVSQFTGAERESLVELAKHLGASVQDYFVRMVNQRNGMLASTHLVLQSPEGTKYQAAQKWGLPAVTLRWVLESARTGQRAEEGHFLVDLPPSPEREEESFVGGPQKHSMLPPLSRIKSPEIPLLGPQRGAAVTPLDMGRFQSKVFRSVLEQGLPEKDCTTLRGQEGGRKAGGQKDSPALQLDTPSRFLCRDQLFRPTFNVKDALAALDTPGGRTQQGQDTTPLSEVIRRNLKVALANSTHSHTPDLQALTASPQLSKETHREVEEQEAAPLAGMMICVSKKLSKKQGELNAIAASLGADFRWSCDDTVTHYIYQGRVGDNTREYRAVKERGVHVVSQHWLQACAEVQRHVSESLYPFTYNPKMSLNLSQVPPDSSQRSPPATRTSQLGDLTEAQKNKPEDNAVEDATISHRISEGETDTEQGQDNTERRDLSETLEMREKLQRQLQEIMLATKMTTGRLSSARLTRQCSGESDSQPHTPDRQARMGRNATGRHTLEALRMSRQAAVDLNTEPSQSEQIVWDDPTAREERAKLADNLQWPISSSQHSEPLAVPLSHSDHAGHTLRDSMTDSELVEMAVCDVTDQQVGQRVMTPLVEEPEPDLFTPKSPSIAFPLANSPVPPEPQTEEESVAEKKPPRFQLSSLIPQERIDYTALIDELGGVVLDKQCFDPSCSHIIVGTPLRNEKYLAAMAAGKWILHRSYLEACSSVGHFIQEDEYEWGSSSILDVLPSISSQQKRLALAAMRWRRNLQDRNDQEGSFSGWTVMLNIDQTRESGFRRLLQSGGAKVLPSPSPSLYKGTTHLFAEFSRLKPGDFRVDVREAMSQGVKCLKPEFIADYLIQEPIPPIEMYYLPEAAQCLPAGTDASRATPSHKRKASGDSSKLKKTRLK from the exons ATGTCAAAAGGAGATGGAGAAGACTTCGTTGTTAAGTTTGTAGACGTCAATGGACGAAAGACAGACCTTGCTGTCAAGGCCTATGAG gacaatgacccaaaacacacctccagtctgtgtaagggctatttgaccaagaaggagagtgatggagtactgcatcagatgacctggcctccacaatcacctgacctcaacccaattgagacg GCCATCATGGAGCTCCAGTCAGAGAAGCACTTGAAGACCATTGATGAGGAGGCGGCGTTACAGCTGGACCATAATGACAAGTCTCTGTTCGTCTTCAGTAACTTCTCCACCCCAGCCTTCCACCACTGTAAAAAG CTGGGCTGTCGAGTGGTGAGTCCACTAGTGGTGCACTTCTGCCTGCAGCACCAGCGCTGTGTGCCCAAAGCAGAGCAACCCGTCTACAACATGGCCATGGCTGATATCACTATCTCCTGCACCAGTCTGGACAAGGAGGCTAGG GCTGATGTGATGGGTCTGGTGCAGCTGATGGGAGGGATGGTCTGCCGGGACCTCAACATGTCCGTCACTCACCTGGTCGCCGGGGAGGTCGGCAGCAAGAAGTACCTGGTGGCCGCCAGCTTGGGGAAGCCCATCGTACTGCCCACCTGGGTCAAAACCTGCTGGGAGAAATCACAGGACAG cCTGTTCAGACACACTGACCTGCCCATAGAGGATTATGTGTGCCCTGTGCTCCGCGGCTGCACCGTCTGTGTCACAGGCCTCTCCACAGTGGAGCGTAAGGAGGTACAGAGGCTCTGCCAGCAGCACGGTGCCAGCTACACAGGACAGCTCAAGATGAACGAGTGCACCCACCTCATTGTCAGCAAGCCCTCTG GTCAAAAGTACGAGTATGCACAGAAGTGGAATGTCTTCTGTGTATCTCTGCACTGGCTGTTTGACAGCATCGAGAAAGGCTTCTGCCAGGACGAGAGCCGCTACACCTCCACCCCCACCGTCACCAGCAAGAAGAAAGAGG AGTTTCTGTTGGGGTTGAGTCACATTTCTGTGAACACCAGCATGACAGTGGATGACACGGTGATGACTAATGCCACGGTCAGCCGTCTGGACACTCCAGATCCCATTGATGCTCTGGACTTCACAGTTTGCCCCACAGACGACCTGCTGGACGGCTGCAAG CTGTACCTGTGTGGGCTGCCAGGGAAGCGGCTGGAGAAGCTGCGTCGGCTGATCAACATAGCCGGGGGCCTGCGCTTAAATCAGCCCAGCAAGGACCTCACCCACGTGGTCATGGGAGACCAAGACGAAGACACCAAAACCTTCCTGGCCAAAGCCACACACAG GCCTCATGTGGTGACGGTGCAGTGGCTGCTGGACAGCTTCTCCAGAGGCAGCCTGCTCCCCGAGGGGGACTACCATCACCTGGCCTGTCTGCCTCCCGCCCCTGCAGCTATGGCCATGCCTGCCCCCCGCACATCCGCCTCCCAcccctcttccacctcctcagCCGCCCCCCCTGCTACCCCCCGACACAAGAAGGCCGAGGAGGATATGCTATCTCAGTACATAGATGATGACCAGCGAGTGG TGGAGATGCCTCCTCCAGCTGACAGTAACAGCCACAGAAGGCAGAGTGCTGCAGCGCCAGAGCCTTGGTTCTCAGCCCCAGACCAGTCTACTACTGCAGACGGGGATGGGGCCAGTGCTGACACCACCCTGCAGGAGGCCAGCGAGGCGGGACTGTTTGCGGGAAAACGCTTCCTCCTGTTGGGCTTCGGGGCTGAGGTGGAGGCCCAGCATTCCATGCTGGTGACGGAGAACTGTGGGAAGGTGCTGGTGGGGCACACGCGGGTGGTGGTTGACTACACTGTGGTGCCCCTGTTTGGCTGTGAGGTAGAGGCCACTGTGGATGAGGTGGTCACTGATACCTGGCTG GCAATGTGTGTGGAGCAGCAGTGTATGTTAGAGCTGGGCTCCCACGCCCTTTTCAGCCCTGTGCCAGTGATAGAGGGCTGCTCCCCGCTCAGAGACTGTGTCCTCTCAGTCAGCCAGTTTACTGGGGCAGAGAGGGAGTCCCTGGTAGAGCTAGCCAAACACCTGGGAGCCAG TGTCCAGGACTACTTTGTGCGCATGGTCAACCAAAGGAACGGCATGCTGGCCAGTACCCACCTAGTGCTGCAGAGCCCCGAGGGCACCAAGTACCAGGCGGCCCAGAAGTGGGGGCTGCCTGCCGTCACCCTGCGCTGGGTGCTGGAGTCTGCCAGGACGGGCCAGAGGGCAGAGGAGGGGCACTTCCTGGTGGACTTGCCTCCTTCTCCAG agagagaagaggagagttttGTGGGGGGCCCCCAGAAGCATTCCATGCTCCCCCCCCTGTCCCGTATCAAGTCCCCAGAGATCCCCTTGCTGGGCCCCCAGAGGGGGGCGGCAGTCACCCCCCTGGACATGGGCCGCTTCCAGAGTAAGGTGTTCCGCTCCGTGCTGGAACAAGGCCTGCCAGAGAAGGACTGTACCACCCTGAGAGGCCAGGAGGGGGGCAGGAAAGCAGGGGGGCAGAAAGACTCCCCGGCGCTGCAGTTGGACACTCCCTCCCGCTTCCTTTGCCGAGACCAGCTCTTCAGACCCACCTTCAACGTCAAG GATGCGTTAGCGGCGTTGGACACGCCAGGGGGCAGGACTCAGCAGGGTCAAGACACGACCCCGCTGTCAGAGGTCATCAGGAGGAACCTGAAGGTGGCCCTGGCCAACAGCACCCACAGCCACACCCCTGACCTCCAGGCTCTCACAGCTAGTCCCCAGCTTAGCAAGGAGACACACAGGGAG GTGGAAGAGCAGGAGGCTGCTCCCCTGGCTGGCATGATGATCTGCGTAAGTAAGAAACTGAGCAAGAAGCAGGGAGAGCTCAACGCCATCGCTGCCTCACTAGGAGCTGACTTCAG GTGGTCGTGTGACGACACGGTGACTCACTACATCTATCAGGGTCGTGTGGGGGACAACACGCGGGAGTACAGGgctgtgaaggagagaggggtgcaTGTGGTGTCCCAGCACTGGCTGCAGGCG TGTGCTGAGGTTCAGAGGCACGTGTCTGAGTCTCTCTACCCGTTCACCTACAACCCCAAAATGAGCCTGAACCTCAGCCAGGTGCCTCCTGACAGTAGCCAGAGGTCTCCCCCTGCCACCCGTACCTCACAACTTGGAGACCTCACTGAGGCCCAAAAGAACAAG cctgAAGACAATGCAGTGGAAGACGCCACTATTTCCCACCGCATCAGTGAaggagagactgacacagagcagGGCCAGGAcaatacagagaggagag ACCTGTCTGAAACCCTGGAGATGAGGGAGAAACTCCAGAGGCAACTGCAGGAGATCATGTTAGCCACCAAGATGACTACTGGCCGGCTCTCCTCGGCCCGCCTCACCCGCCAGTGCTCCGGGGAGTCCGACTCTCAACCCCATACCCCCGACAGGCAGGCCCGCATGGGCCGCAACGCAACCGGCCGACACACCCTGGAGGCACTGAG GATGTCTCGTCAGGCAGCCGTGGACCTGAACACCGAGCCGTCTCAGAGTGAGCAGATCGTGTGGGACGATCCCACAGCCCGGGAGGAGAGAGCCAAGCTGGCTGACAACCTGCAGTGGCCCATCAGCTCCTCCCAGCACTCTGAACCCCTAGCTGTACCCCTCTCCCACTCTGACCACGCCGGACACACCCTCAGGGACTCCATGACTGACTCTGAGCTGGTGGAAATGG CGGTGTGTGATGTCACTGACCAGCAGGTGGGTCAGAGAGTGATGACCCCGCTAGTGGAGGAGCCAGAGCCTGACCTCTTCACCCCTAAATCCCCTAGCATCGCCTTCCCTCTCGCCAACTCTCCCGTGCCCCCAGAGCCACAG ACTGAAGAGGAGAGTGTGGCAGAGAAGAAGCCTCCTCGATTCCAGCTGTCCTCCCTTATCCCCCAGGAGAGGATAGACTACACCGCCCTCATAGACGAGCTGG GTGGTGTGGTGCTGGACAAGCAGTGCTTTGACCCCAGCTGCTCCCACATCATTGTGGGGACCCCTCTGAGGAATGAGAAGTACCTGGCAGCCATGGCCGCGGGGAAGTGGATCCTGCACCGCTCCTACCTGGAGGCCTGTAGCTCCGTGGGACACTTCATCCAG GAGGATGAGTATGAGTGGGGCAGTAGCTCCATCCTGGATGTGCTACCGTCCATCAGCTCCCAGCAGAAGAGGCTGGCGTTGGCCGCCATGCGCTGGAGGAGGAACCTGCAGGACCGCAATGACCAGGAGGGATCATTCAGCGGTTGGACCGTCATGCTGAACATCGACCAGACCAGAGAGTCAGGGTTCAGACGACTCCTGCAGTCTGGTGGAGCAAAG GTTCTCCCCagtccctctccatctctgtacAAGGGAACCACCCACCTGTTTGCAGAGTTCAGTCGGTTGAAGCCAGGAGACTTCCGGGTGGACGTGCGAGAGGCCATGTCCCAGGGGGTCAAATGCCTAAAGCCAGAGTTCATTGCAGACTACCTCATCCAG GAGCCTATTCCACCAATAGAGATGTACTATCTGCCTGAAGCTGCCCAATGTCTGCCAGCGGGCACAGATGCCAGCCGCGCCACACCCTCCCACAAGCGCAAAGCATCAGGAGATTCCTCAAAGTTGAAGAAGACTCGCCTCAAGTAA